One window of the Chryseobacterium camelliae genome contains the following:
- a CDS encoding AAA family ATPase: MNLYNLIIQDKEEIALDEVFLSEGNHHQFRQLIKEHTYINELREYGLPVNTKVLLEGSSGCGKTMTAKAIAHALGKNIIILNLSNIVSSRIGETSQNIKMIFDKAARERSVLFLDELDQIGKARGSDDKDVGEMRRLVNTLLQLIDYYPDNALLICATNHAEIIDTALLRRFQLKIRYELPSEAFLDRYYDHLLTRFPEDLRAVDRTYGISFAEAKDYALTMVKGNLIRKLEENTKG; this comes from the coding sequence ATGAACCTGTACAATCTTATCATCCAGGACAAGGAAGAGATCGCATTAGATGAAGTATTCCTCAGTGAAGGCAATCATCATCAGTTCCGGCAGCTGATCAAGGAACACACTTATATCAATGAGCTCCGGGAATACGGGCTCCCTGTCAACACCAAGGTACTCCTGGAAGGAAGTTCGGGCTGCGGGAAGACGATGACGGCAAAAGCGATTGCCCATGCCCTGGGAAAAAACATTATTATCCTTAACCTGAGCAATATTGTTTCCTCCAGGATCGGTGAAACTTCCCAGAATATTAAAATGATTTTTGACAAAGCAGCACGGGAAAGGTCTGTCCTGTTCCTCGATGAGCTGGACCAGATCGGGAAAGCAAGGGGAAGTGATGATAAAGATGTCGGCGAAATGAGGCGGCTGGTCAATACACTGCTCCAGCTGATCGATTATTACCCGGACAATGCCTTGCTGATCTGTGCGACCAACCACGCTGAGATCATAGACACCGCCCTGCTGAGGCGCTTTCAGCTTAAAATCAGGTATGAACTGCCATCAGAAGCATTCCTGGACCGTTATTATGATCACCTCCTTACGCGATTTCCGGAAGACCTCAGAGCTGTAGACCGTACATACGGTATTTCTTTCGCTGAAGCTAAAGATTACGCGCTGACCATGGTTAAAGGCAACCTGATCCGGAAGCTGGAAGAAAATACAAAGGGTTAA
- a CDS encoding DMT family transporter yields MGKSYVYLLLAIVCEIVATTFLKKSEEFTRLLPSVVTIVGYSAAFYFLSITLRHIPVGITYAIWSGVGIIAITVIGIIAFKQIPDGPAIIGMALIIIGVIIIHLFSKMGTH; encoded by the coding sequence ATGGGAAAAAGTTATGTATATCTGTTGCTGGCTATTGTGTGCGAGATTGTAGCCACAACATTTCTTAAGAAATCGGAAGAGTTTACCAGGCTGCTGCCTTCTGTAGTAACGATTGTCGGCTATTCTGCAGCATTTTATTTCCTGAGCATTACGCTCAGGCATATTCCGGTGGGAATTACATATGCCATCTGGTCAGGAGTGGGTATTATAGCGATTACCGTTATCGGAATTATTGCATTCAAGCAAATTCCCGACGGGCCTGCCATTATAGGAATGGCGCTGATTATTATTGGCGTGATCATCATTCATCTGTTTTCAAAAATGGGAACACACTGA